The Tissierella sp. genome includes a region encoding these proteins:
- the rpoB gene encoding DNA-directed RNA polymerase subunit beta — protein sequence MVHPVTYGKRVRMSYSRIDEVLDLPDLIEVQKTSYQWFVKEGLHEVFEDISPIQDYTGNLILEFVDYHISDDIKYSEDEARERDANYSVPLKVKVRLINKETGEVKEQEVFMGDLPLMTENGTFIINGAERVVVSQLVRSPGVYFVEEIDKTGKRLYSSTLIPNRGAWLEYESDSNDVVYVRVDRTRKVPITTLMRALGIQSNSEIVEILGESEQVLGTLEKDSTTTEDEALVEIYKKLRPGEPPTIDSARTLITNLFFDPRRYDLAKVGRYKFNKKLALYNRIYDKKAAKDIFDLETGEILVSQGERITRDKAIEIENSGINVVDILLEDGTIVRVLGNKFVNVKAFNLPFSLDEFGLKEKVYYPLLKELIDTFEDTEELKEAIKDRVKELSPKHITVDDIVASINYELNLFHGIGNVDDIDHLGNRRLRSVGELLQNQFRIGLARMERVVRERMTIQDIDVATPQDLINIRPVVASIKEFFGSSQLSQFMDQTNPLAELTHKRRMSALGPGGLSRDRAGFEVRDVHNSHYGRMCPIETPEGPNIGLITSLTTYARINEYGFIEAPYRKVKKGTGKVTGEIDYLTADVEDEFIIAQSNERLTPDGEFVNKRVVARGKRGVVDIFPIDQVDYMDVSPKQIVSVGTAMIPFLENDDANRALMGANMQRQAVPLLKTEAPIIGTGIEHKAAKDSGSVVVSQNAGIVEKVSSSEIVIRRDSDNQLDRYRLLKFKRSNQGTTINQRPMIMKGERVAADQIIADGPSTNLGEIALGKNILIAFMTWEGYNYEDAILINEKLVMEDVLTSVHIEEYESEARDTKLGPEEITRDIPNVGDEMLKDLDERGIIRVGAEVKSGDILVGKVTPKGETELTAEERLLRAIFGEKAREVRDTSLRVPHGEAGIIVDVKVFSREKDDELPPGVNQMIRVYIATKRKINVGDKMCGRHGNKGVVSRILPEEDMPYLPDGTPVQIVLNPLGVPSRMNLGQVLEVHLGLAAKKLGWHVATPVFDGANEEDIIEALKEAGYPENGKILLRDGRTGESFNNPVTVGYMYMLKLHHLVDDKIHARSTGPYSLVTQQPLGGKAQFGGQRFGEMEVWALEAYGAAHTLQEILTVKSDDIVGRVKTYESIVKGENIPEPGIPESFKVLIKELQSLSLDIKILTDEKHEIEMLETIEDELSDLETIGEGIPDDDLLDEELNPRQGITKIEGDIPSGFILEEDDEVNLSVDYEDDVDFEDSDEFDDDF from the coding sequence ATGGTACATCCTGTGACCTACGGAAAGCGCGTTAGGATGAGTTATTCACGCATTGATGAAGTACTTGATTTGCCTGATTTAATCGAGGTACAGAAAACATCTTATCAATGGTTTGTGAAAGAAGGTCTTCATGAGGTATTTGAGGATATATCTCCTATACAAGACTATACTGGAAATCTAATATTAGAGTTCGTTGATTATCATATCTCTGATGATATTAAGTATAGTGAAGATGAAGCAAGAGAGAGAGATGCAAACTATTCTGTACCACTGAAGGTAAAAGTTAGACTTATAAACAAGGAAACTGGAGAAGTAAAAGAACAAGAAGTGTTTATGGGTGACTTACCTTTAATGACAGAAAACGGTACTTTTATTATCAATGGAGCCGAGAGGGTTGTGGTGAGCCAATTGGTAAGATCACCTGGAGTTTATTTTGTGGAAGAGATAGACAAAACAGGGAAGAGATTATATTCCTCTACTCTAATACCTAATAGAGGTGCTTGGTTAGAATACGAGTCAGATTCTAATGATGTAGTCTATGTTAGAGTAGATAGGACGAGAAAGGTTCCTATTACTACTTTAATGAGGGCTTTGGGTATCCAAAGCAATTCTGAGATCGTGGAAATACTCGGTGAATCAGAACAAGTACTAGGTACTTTAGAGAAGGATAGTACTACTACTGAGGACGAAGCACTTGTAGAAATATATAAGAAGCTTCGACCAGGAGAGCCTCCTACCATAGATAGTGCTAGAACTTTAATTACAAATTTGTTCTTTGATCCAAGAAGATATGATTTAGCTAAAGTTGGAAGATATAAATTCAATAAAAAGCTAGCTTTATACAACAGAATTTATGATAAAAAGGCCGCTAAGGATATTTTTGATCTAGAAACAGGTGAGATACTTGTATCACAAGGTGAAAGAATCACCAGGGATAAAGCTATAGAAATTGAAAATAGTGGTATAAATGTTGTAGATATATTGCTTGAAGATGGAACTATTGTAAGAGTCCTAGGGAATAAGTTTGTCAATGTTAAGGCTTTTAATTTGCCATTTTCACTAGATGAATTTGGTCTGAAGGAAAAGGTTTACTATCCTTTATTAAAAGAATTAATAGATACTTTTGAAGATACAGAAGAGCTAAAAGAAGCAATAAAAGACAGAGTTAAAGAATTATCTCCAAAACATATTACGGTAGATGATATTGTAGCAAGTATAAATTATGAACTAAACTTATTTCATGGTATAGGAAATGTGGATGACATTGACCATTTGGGTAATAGAAGACTAAGATCTGTAGGTGAACTATTACAAAATCAATTTAGGATAGGTTTAGCTCGTATGGAAAGAGTAGTCAGAGAGAGAATGACTATACAGGATATTGATGTAGCTACACCTCAGGACTTAATTAATATAAGACCTGTTGTTGCTTCAATTAAGGAATTCTTTGGTAGCAGCCAGTTGTCTCAATTCATGGACCAAACAAATCCTCTGGCAGAGTTAACACATAAAAGAAGAATGTCTGCATTAGGACCTGGTGGACTAAGCCGTGATAGAGCAGGGTTTGAAGTCAGGGATGTTCACAATTCTCACTACGGCAGAATGTGTCCTATAGAAACACCAGAAGGCCCTAATATCGGCCTTATAACATCACTAACAACCTATGCAAGAATAAATGAATATGGTTTTATAGAAGCTCCTTATAGAAAAGTAAAAAAAGGCACTGGAAAAGTCACTGGAGAAATCGACTACCTAACTGCTGATGTAGAAGATGAGTTTATTATTGCACAATCTAATGAAAGATTAACACCTGATGGGGAGTTTGTCAATAAAAGGGTTGTAGCAAGGGGTAAACGCGGAGTTGTAGATATATTTCCAATTGATCAAGTAGATTATATGGATGTTTCACCTAAACAAATTGTTTCTGTTGGAACTGCCATGATTCCTTTCTTAGAGAATGATGATGCCAATAGAGCACTAATGGGTGCAAACATGCAGAGGCAAGCTGTACCACTTTTAAAGACGGAAGCACCAATTATCGGAACAGGAATTGAACATAAAGCAGCCAAGGATTCTGGATCTGTAGTTGTATCTCAGAATGCTGGAATTGTCGAAAAGGTTAGTTCATCTGAAATAGTAATAAGAAGAGATAGTGATAATCAATTAGATAGATATAGATTACTGAAATTCAAGCGCTCCAATCAAGGGACTACAATTAATCAAAGACCTATGATAATGAAGGGTGAAAGAGTTGCAGCAGACCAAATAATTGCAGATGGACCAAGTACCAACCTTGGAGAAATAGCATTAGGTAAAAACATCCTAATTGCATTCATGACATGGGAGGGCTATAACTACGAAGATGCTATTTTGATCAATGAAAAGTTGGTAATGGAAGATGTATTGACTTCAGTTCATATTGAAGAATATGAGTCCGAAGCAAGAGACACTAAATTAGGACCTGAGGAAATTACCCGTGATATTCCTAATGTGGGAGATGAAATGCTTAAGGACCTTGACGAAAGAGGAATAATTAGAGTAGGCGCTGAAGTTAAATCTGGAGATATATTAGTTGGTAAAGTAACACCAAAGGGAGAAACTGAGCTTACTGCTGAAGAAAGGCTACTAAGAGCAATTTTTGGCGAAAAAGCTCGTGAAGTTAGAGATACCTCTTTAAGGGTACCTCATGGTGAAGCCGGAATTATTGTGGATGTAAAAGTATTCTCAAGAGAGAAAGACGATGAATTACCACCTGGCGTTAACCAAATGATAAGAGTATATATAGCAACTAAGAGAAAAATAAATGTAGGGGACAAAATGTGTGGACGACATGGTAACAAAGGTGTAGTATCTAGGATACTACCTGAAGAAGATATGCCATATTTACCAGATGGGACCCCTGTTCAAATAGTTTTAAATCCTCTGGGAGTTCCTTCCCGTATGAATCTAGGTCAAGTATTAGAAGTACATCTTGGTCTTGCTGCCAAAAAATTAGGATGGCATGTTGCTACTCCAGTATTTGATGGTGCAAATGAGGAAGATATTATTGAGGCTCTAAAAGAAGCCGGCTATCCTGAAAATGGAAAGATTCTCCTTAGAGATGGAAGAACTGGAGAAAGTTTTAACAACCCAGTTACAGTAGGATATATGTATATGTTGAAACTACATCATCTTGTAGATGATAAAATTCACGCTAGATCTACCGGACCATATTCTTTAGTTACGCAACAGCCATTAGGTGGTAAAGCACAATTTGGTGGACAGAGATTTGGAGAGATGGAGGTTTGGGCACTAGAAGCATATGGAGCAGCCCATACCCTACAAGAAATATTGACGGTTAAATCTGACGATATTGTTGGTAGAGTTAAGACATATGAGTCAATTGTAAAAGGTGAGAATATACCTGAACCTGGTATTCCAGAATCATTTAAGGTTTTGATAAAAGAACTTCAGAGTTTGTCGTTGGATATTAAGATTTTAACTGATGAAAAACATGAAATAGAAATGCTTGAGACAATCGAGGATGAATTATCTGACTTAGAGACAATTGGCGAAGGTATACCTGATGATGATCTACTTGATGAAGAGTTAAATCCAAGACAAGGAATAACTAAAATTGAAGGAGATATTCCGAGTGGTTTCATTTTAGAAGAAGACGATGAAGTAAATCTTAGTGTTGATTATGAAGATGATGTTGACTTTGAAGACAGTGACGAATTTGATGATGATTTTTAA
- the rpsL gene encoding 30S ribosomal protein S12: MPTINQLIRHGREKVVYKSKSPALGVNFNTLRKKETTVNSPQKRGVCVAVRTITPKKPNSALRKVARVRLTNGQEVAAYIPGIGHNLQEHSVVLIRGGRVKDLPGVRYHIVRGALDASGVDKRMQSRSKYGAKKPKVKK; this comes from the coding sequence ATGCCAACTATTAACCAATTAATTAGACATGGCAGAGAAAAAGTTGTTTACAAATCCAAATCCCCAGCTTTAGGAGTGAATTTTAATACTCTTAGAAAGAAGGAAACTACCGTTAACTCACCTCAAAAGAGAGGGGTATGTGTAGCTGTTAGGACTATTACACCTAAGAAGCCTAACTCAGCATTAAGAAAAGTTGCAAGAGTAAGACTTACCAATGGGCAAGAAGTAGCAGCTTACATTCCAGGAATTGGACACAATCTGCAAGAACATAGTGTTGTTCTAATAAGAGGAGGAAGAGTTAAAGACCTTCCAGGTGTTAGATACCATATTGTTAGGGGTGCCTTAGATGCTTCTGGCGTAGACAAAAGAATGCAAAGTAGATCAAAATACGGAGCTAAGAAGCCAAAGGTAAAGAAATAG
- a CDS encoding ribosomal L7Ae/L30e/S12e/Gadd45 family protein gives MLSKLTKGNKIVGVKQVKRALNSQEIELVFIAEDADNKITDELTKICSEKHIQIIYVESMKKLGDACGIDVNAATAALLK, from the coding sequence ATGCTTTCAAAATTAACTAAAGGCAATAAGATTGTTGGTGTTAAACAAGTGAAAAGAGCATTAAATTCACAGGAAATTGAATTAGTTTTCATAGCAGAAGATGCTGACAACAAGATTACAGACGAATTAACCAAAATTTGCAGTGAGAAGCATATTCAAATTATTTATGTTGAAAGCATGAAAAAATTAGGAGATGCTTGTGGTATTGATGTTAATGCAGCAACTGCTGCATTGCTAAAATAA
- the rpsG gene encoding 30S ribosomal protein S7: protein MPRKGHIPKREIMPDPIYNDVVVTKLINSIMLDGKKGIAQNIVYGAFDYMAEKTNEDPLEVFYKAINNIMPVLEVKARRIGGATYQVPIEVRTERRETLGLRWLVNYSRQRGEKTMVERLAKELLDASNGMGSSVKKREDTHKMAEANKAFAHYRW from the coding sequence GTGCCAAGAAAAGGACATATACCAAAAAGAGAAATAATGCCAGATCCAATTTACAACGATGTGGTAGTAACAAAATTAATTAACAGCATTATGCTAGATGGTAAAAAAGGAATTGCTCAAAATATAGTTTATGGTGCATTTGATTACATGGCGGAAAAGACTAATGAAGATCCGTTAGAAGTATTTTACAAAGCTATAAACAATATCATGCCTGTATTAGAAGTAAAGGCAAGACGTATTGGTGGAGCAACTTACCAAGTACCAATAGAGGTAAGAACTGAGAGAAGAGAAACTCTAGGTCTAAGATGGTTAGTTAACTATTCAAGACAAAGAGGAGAAAAGACTATGGTAGAAAGATTAGCAAAAGAACTTTTAGATGCTTCTAATGGTATGGGATCAAGCGTTAAGAAAAGAGAAGATACTCATAAAATGGCAGAAGCTAATAAAGCTTTCGCACATTATAGATGGTAG
- the rpoC gene encoding DNA-directed RNA polymerase subunit beta', translating to MFEFNTFDSIKIGLASPEKIRQWSKGEVKKPETINYRTLKPEKEGLFCEKIFGPTKDWECHCGKYKRVRYKGVVCDRCGVEVTKSKVRRERLGHIELAAPVSHIWYFKGIPSRMGLLMDMSPRSLEKVLYFASYIVIDGGDTSLYEKQLLTEIEYREAYEKYHNKFKAMMGAEAIKALLEKIDLEKEATDLRLQLKDSSGQKKIRITRRLEVVEAFRKSGNKPEWMILDAIPVIPPDLRPMVQLDGGRFATSDLNDLYRRVINRNNRLKRLLDLGAPDIIVRNEKRMLQEAVDALIDNGRRGRPVTGPGNRPLKSLSDMLKGKQGRFRQNLLGKRVDYSGRSVIVVGPDLKFYQCGIPKTMALELFKPFVMKKLVEEGHSHNIKSAKRMVERVKPQVWDVLDSVIKDHPVLLNRAPTLHRLGIQAFEPVLVEGKAIKLHPLVCTAYNADFDGDQMAVHVPLSTEAQAEARLLMLSTNNILAPKDGKPITTPTQDMVLGAYYLSVETPGELGEGMVFKDYDEMFHAYSVGAVGLHARVKVKVKIDEFDSGRLIESTVGRFILNEHLPQDLGFVDRTVDKYSLEVDQLVNKKALGNIIEKCFRKHGNAVTALVLDHIKETGFHYSTIGSISISMGDIFVPEAKWEMIGKAETEVDKFEKSYRRGLISDEERYEKVIEIWNRTTDELTGILMDGLDPMNNVYIMSLSGARGSVNQIRQLAGMRGLMASASGKTMEIPIKANFREGLSVLEFFVSTHGSRKGLADTALRTADSGYLTRRLVDVSQDVIVREIDCNTEQYLLVKAFKDGREVIEELRDRVEGRYSFEDILNPETGDIIVKGNEMISEIQADLIEKVGITDVKVRSVLGCKARHGVCAHCYGRNLATGDEVNIGEAVGIIAAQSIGEPGTQLTMRTFHTGGVAGADITHGLPRVEELFEARKPKGLAIISENAGVVSIEESKRKKEVIITSSNGESINYNIVYGSRLKVRPGDIVEAGDELTDGSVNPHDILKIKGVQGVQNYLVKEVQRVYRLQGVDINDKHIEVIVKQMLSKAKVEEAGDTDMLPGSLVNFYDFEENNKKAIEEGLEPAIGSKTLLGITKASLATDSFLSAASFQETTRVLTQAAIEGKEDFLIGLKENVIIGKLIPAGTGMRRYRNIEIAGDENIQILEDLNLDSIND from the coding sequence TTGTTTGAATTCAATACTTTTGATTCAATTAAAATTGGGCTGGCTTCACCAGAGAAAATCAGACAATGGTCTAAAGGAGAAGTAAAAAAACCTGAAACAATAAACTATAGAACATTAAAGCCTGAAAAAGAAGGACTATTTTGCGAAAAAATATTTGGTCCCACAAAGGATTGGGAGTGCCATTGTGGGAAGTATAAGAGAGTAAGATATAAAGGTGTTGTATGCGACAGGTGTGGTGTGGAAGTAACTAAATCAAAGGTGAGAAGAGAGAGATTAGGGCATATTGAATTAGCAGCACCAGTTTCTCATATATGGTATTTCAAAGGAATTCCAAGTAGAATGGGTCTTTTGATGGATATGTCACCTAGATCACTAGAAAAAGTACTATATTTTGCATCTTATATTGTAATAGATGGTGGAGATACATCATTGTATGAGAAGCAACTATTGACTGAAATAGAATATAGAGAAGCTTATGAAAAATACCACAATAAATTTAAGGCAATGATGGGAGCAGAAGCCATCAAAGCATTACTTGAAAAAATTGACTTAGAGAAAGAAGCTACAGATTTAAGACTTCAGTTAAAGGATTCTTCAGGTCAAAAGAAGATCAGAATAACTAGAAGGCTAGAAGTAGTAGAAGCATTTAGAAAATCAGGAAACAAACCAGAATGGATGATTTTAGATGCAATTCCAGTTATTCCACCAGATCTTAGACCAATGGTACAATTAGATGGTGGAAGGTTTGCAACATCAGATTTAAATGACTTGTATAGAAGGGTTATTAATAGAAATAATAGACTAAAGAGACTTCTTGACTTAGGAGCTCCTGATATCATTGTTAGAAATGAAAAAAGGATGCTTCAAGAGGCAGTTGATGCTCTTATAGACAACGGTAGGCGCGGAAGGCCTGTTACAGGACCAGGAAATAGACCCTTAAAATCTTTATCAGATATGCTTAAAGGTAAGCAAGGTAGATTTAGACAAAACTTACTTGGGAAGAGAGTTGACTACTCTGGACGTTCTGTAATCGTTGTTGGACCAGATTTGAAATTCTATCAATGTGGAATACCTAAGACTATGGCATTAGAATTATTTAAGCCATTTGTAATGAAAAAATTAGTTGAAGAAGGTCACTCACATAATATAAAATCTGCAAAGAGAATGGTTGAAAGAGTAAAACCACAAGTATGGGATGTATTGGATTCTGTTATTAAAGATCATCCAGTACTTCTAAACAGAGCACCTACACTTCATAGATTAGGTATTCAAGCATTTGAACCGGTATTAGTTGAAGGAAAAGCTATAAAATTGCATCCTTTAGTGTGTACAGCTTATAATGCAGACTTCGACGGAGATCAAATGGCAGTACACGTACCTTTATCTACAGAAGCTCAAGCAGAAGCTAGACTCTTAATGTTATCTACAAATAATATCCTTGCACCAAAGGACGGTAAACCAATTACCACACCAACTCAAGATATGGTTTTAGGAGCTTATTACCTATCAGTTGAGACACCTGGTGAACTAGGAGAGGGCATGGTATTTAAAGACTATGATGAAATGTTTCATGCCTATTCCGTTGGTGCTGTAGGATTACATGCTAGAGTAAAGGTAAAAGTAAAAATAGATGAGTTTGATAGTGGAAGACTTATTGAATCTACTGTAGGAAGATTTATTCTTAACGAACATTTACCACAAGATTTAGGTTTCGTAGACAGAACAGTAGATAAGTACTCACTAGAAGTTGACCAACTTGTAAATAAAAAGGCATTAGGAAATATAATAGAGAAATGCTTTAGAAAACACGGAAATGCTGTTACTGCTTTAGTTCTCGACCATATAAAGGAAACTGGATTCCACTATTCAACTATAGGATCAATTTCCATATCTATGGGAGACATATTTGTACCAGAAGCAAAATGGGAAATGATTGGAAAGGCTGAGACAGAAGTTGACAAATTTGAGAAATCTTATCGTAGAGGTCTTATATCAGATGAAGAAAGATATGAAAAGGTTATTGAAATTTGGAATAGAACCACAGATGAATTAACTGGCATACTCATGGATGGATTAGATCCAATGAATAATGTTTATATCATGTCATTATCAGGAGCTAGAGGTAGTGTAAACCAAATTAGACAGCTAGCAGGTATGAGAGGGCTAATGGCATCAGCATCTGGTAAGACCATGGAAATCCCTATAAAAGCTAACTTTAGAGAAGGACTTAGTGTACTTGAATTCTTCGTATCTACGCATGGTTCTAGAAAAGGTCTAGCTGATACTGCTCTTAGAACTGCTGACTCAGGATACTTAACTAGGAGACTAGTTGATGTAAGTCAAGATGTTATTGTTAGAGAAATAGACTGCAATACTGAGCAATATTTGCTAGTAAAAGCATTTAAAGATGGAAGAGAAGTAATTGAAGAATTAAGAGATAGGGTAGAGGGCAGATATTCCTTTGAAGATATACTAAACCCTGAGACTGGTGATATTATAGTAAAAGGAAATGAAATGATTTCTGAAATTCAAGCTGATTTAATTGAAAAGGTTGGAATAACAGATGTTAAAGTACGTTCGGTTCTAGGCTGTAAAGCTAGACATGGGGTATGTGCTCATTGCTATGGTAGAAACTTGGCTACAGGTGATGAAGTGAATATTGGTGAAGCAGTTGGAATAATTGCAGCCCAATCCATCGGAGAACCAGGTACACAGCTTACAATGCGTACATTCCATACAGGTGGAGTTGCTGGAGCAGATATCACTCACGGTTTACCTAGAGTTGAAGAATTATTTGAAGCAAGAAAGCCAAAAGGGCTTGCTATAATCTCTGAAAATGCTGGGGTTGTAAGTATTGAAGAAAGCAAAAGAAAGAAAGAAGTAATTATAACTTCTTCAAATGGAGAATCTATAAATTATAATATTGTTTATGGTTCTAGATTAAAAGTTCGACCTGGTGATATTGTTGAGGCAGGAGACGAACTAACAGATGGTTCAGTTAATCCTCATGATATCCTAAAGATCAAAGGTGTACAGGGAGTTCAAAATTATCTAGTTAAAGAAGTTCAACGAGTATATAGACTTCAGGGTGTAGATATAAATGATAAGCATATTGAAGTAATTGTCAAGCAAATGCTGTCTAAAGCAAAAGTAGAAGAAGCAGGTGACACTGATATGCTACCAGGATCTTTGGTTAATTTTTATGATTTTGAAGAGAATAATAAGAAAGCAATTGAAGAAGGTTTAGAGCCAGCTATAGGAAGTAAAACATTGCTTGGTATTACAAAAGCTTCCTTAGCAACTGATTCATTCTTATCAGCGGCTTCTTTCCAAGAGACAACAAGAGTATTGACACAAGCAGCTATTGAAGGTAAAGAAGATTTCCTTATAGGACTAAAAGAAAATGTTATCATCGGAAAACTTATTCCAGCAGGAACAGGTATGAGAAGATATAGAAACATTGAAATTGCTGGAGATGAAAATATTCAAATTTTAGAAGATTTAAATCTTGACAGTATAAATGACTGA